One genomic segment of Pseudonocardia sp. T1-2H includes these proteins:
- the pqqB gene encoding pyrroloquinoline quinone biosynthesis protein PqqB, with the protein MGRRRTRVRRLHCPGRSARVWLRVLGAAAGGGFPQWNCSCPTCRAVREGSRPCRPRTQSSLAVSADGRRWFLLNASPDIRAQIEAFPALHPRDGRATPLEAVLLTDAELDHTLGLLLLREGRALELHATPAVRETLCEGSAVLTTLERYCPVEWRPVVPGTDVSLGDGLSYRAFDVPTTKRTRFGRVREEGRVVGYRLTDERSGRAAVYLPGVQELSTVREQLDDCACLLVDGTCWHDDELIRLGLAGKTAREMGHLPIDGPHGSLEQLSSLPIERRIYVHINNTNPILLEDAPERRLVEERGMEVATDGLEVRV; encoded by the coding sequence GTGGGGAGGCGCCGGACGAGGGTCCGGCGCCTCCACTGTCCGGGACGGAGTGCCAGGGTGTGGCTGCGGGTGCTCGGAGCGGCAGCAGGCGGCGGCTTTCCGCAATGGAACTGCAGTTGCCCGACATGCCGTGCGGTACGCGAGGGCTCCCGGCCCTGCCGCCCCCGCACGCAGTCGTCGCTCGCGGTGAGCGCCGACGGACGGCGATGGTTCCTGCTCAACGCGTCCCCCGACATCCGTGCGCAGATCGAGGCCTTCCCCGCGCTGCATCCGCGCGACGGCAGAGCGACGCCGCTGGAAGCGGTGCTGCTCACCGACGCCGAGCTCGACCACACGCTCGGCCTGCTGTTGCTGCGCGAGGGGCGTGCGCTCGAGCTCCACGCCACCCCCGCGGTGCGCGAGACGTTGTGCGAGGGGTCGGCGGTGCTCACGACGCTCGAACGCTACTGCCCGGTCGAGTGGCGACCGGTCGTTCCGGGAACCGACGTGTCCCTGGGCGACGGCCTGTCGTACCGGGCCTTCGACGTCCCCACGACCAAGCGGACCCGCTTCGGACGGGTGAGGGAGGAGGGACGGGTCGTGGGCTACCGCCTGACGGACGAGCGCAGCGGCCGGGCCGCGGTGTACCTGCCGGGCGTGCAGGAGCTCTCGACGGTGCGCGAGCAGCTGGACGACTGCGCCTGCCTGCTCGTCGACGGGACGTGCTGGCACGACGACGAGTTGATCAGGCTCGGCCTGGCCGGCAAGACGGCCCGCGAGATGGGGCACCTGCCGATCGACGGCCCCCACGGCAGCCTCGAACAACTCTCGTCGCTGCCCATCGAGCGGAGGATCTACGTGCACATCAACAACACCAACCCGATCCTGCTGGAGGACGCGCCGGAGCGGCGCCTCGTCGAGGAGCGTGGAATGGAAGTGGCCACAGACGGGCTCGAGGTACGGGTCTAG
- the pqqD gene encoding pyrroloquinoline quinone biosynthesis peptide chaperone PqqD — protein sequence MTTSVPASSRPRLARHVRLTFDRTREQHVLLQPESVVLLNRTGADILGLCDGQRTVAEIEEELHGRYNRVVDDEVQHFLARLVAKRCVEISDG from the coding sequence ATGACGACATCGGTGCCGGCGTCGAGCCGTCCCCGGCTCGCGCGCCACGTCCGGTTGACGTTCGACCGGACGCGCGAGCAACACGTGCTGCTGCAGCCGGAATCCGTCGTGCTCCTGAACCGGACGGGCGCGGACATCCTCGGCCTGTGCGACGGGCAGCGGACGGTGGCCGAGATCGAGGAGGAGCTGCACGGTCGCTACAACCGGGTGGTCGACGACGAGGTGCAGCACTTCCTCGCCCGCCTCGTCGCCAAGAGGTGCGTGGAGATCAGCGATGGATAG
- the pqqE gene encoding pyrroloquinoline quinone biosynthesis protein PqqE: MDRPFGLLAELTYSCPLSCAYCSNPLNLADYRDELATAEWQRVLAEAQQLGVLQCHLSGGEPLLRRDLVEIVRTAGALGLYTNLVTSAIGLSRRRAEELRAAGLDHVQISIQADEPIVSDRIAGIPSFRRKIEAARVVKELGWPLTVNVVLHRQNIDKIADILGLAEELEADRVELANTQYYGWALRNRDMLLPSRVQLERADAVVRAARRRLAGQMDVIYVLPDYYSRYPKPCMGGWGTRQLTVTPNGDVLPCPAAHALPLPRASVREDSLARIWTESPLFQRFRGTTWMPDPCRSCDRREIDFGGCRCQAFQLTGDAARTDPVCHLSPDHEIVAETVRSANEGTRPGEEVLVPRPHRA; this comes from the coding sequence ATGGATAGACCCTTCGGATTGTTGGCCGAGCTCACCTACAGCTGCCCCCTGTCCTGTGCGTACTGCTCCAACCCGCTCAACCTCGCCGACTACCGCGACGAGCTGGCCACGGCGGAGTGGCAACGGGTGCTGGCCGAGGCCCAGCAGCTGGGCGTCCTGCAATGCCACTTGTCCGGCGGTGAGCCGCTCCTGCGCCGTGACCTGGTGGAGATCGTGCGGACCGCCGGTGCACTCGGCCTGTACACGAACCTCGTCACGAGCGCGATCGGACTGTCCCGGCGCCGCGCGGAAGAGCTCAGGGCGGCCGGGCTCGATCACGTCCAGATCAGCATCCAGGCCGACGAGCCGATCGTCTCGGATCGGATCGCCGGGATCCCGTCCTTCCGGCGCAAGATCGAGGCGGCACGCGTCGTGAAGGAGCTGGGCTGGCCGCTCACGGTGAACGTCGTCCTCCACCGGCAGAACATCGACAAGATCGCCGACATCCTCGGCCTGGCCGAGGAGTTGGAGGCCGACCGTGTCGAGTTGGCCAACACCCAGTACTACGGCTGGGCGTTGCGCAACCGCGACATGCTCCTGCCCAGCAGGGTGCAGCTCGAGCGGGCGGACGCGGTCGTGCGCGCCGCGCGTAGGCGCCTGGCCGGACAGATGGACGTCATCTATGTCCTCCCCGACTACTACAGCCGCTACCCCAAGCCCTGCATGGGTGGGTGGGGGACGCGACAGCTCACCGTGACGCCCAACGGCGATGTCCTGCCCTGTCCCGCCGCGCACGCGCTTCCCCTCCCGCGCGCGAGTGTGCGCGAGGACTCCCTGGCGCGGATCTGGACGGAATCGCCGCTCTTCCAGCGATTCCGCGGCACCACCTGGATGCCGGATCCGTGCCGGAGCTGCGACCGCCGTGAGATCGACTTCGGTGGGTGCCGCTGCCAGGCGTTCCAGCTCACCGGCGACGCCGCCCGCACCGATCCGGTCTGCCATCTGTCGCCGGACCACGAGATCGTCGCCGAGACCGTGCGGTCTGCCAACGAGGGGACCAGGCCAGGTGAAGAAGTGCTCGTCCCTCGTCCACATCGGGCCTGA
- the pqqC gene encoding pyrroloquinoline-quinone synthase PqqC has protein sequence MTTSTRTDGFVDALRSQSQRYHDQHPFHLRMNDGRLSRRQIRGWVANRFYYQENIPRKDAAILANCPDLEVRRRWIRRIVDHDGTANGQGGIEAWLRLGEAVGLTRDEVSDGRHLVPGVRFAVDAYVTFARTRPWVEAVASSLTELFAPDLMSERLVAFERCYPWIDRDGLTYFRSRLEQAPRDSEHALQVVTEHCRSGEQQARAVAALSFKCDVLWSMMDAIDRAYPE, from the coding sequence ATGACGACATCGACACGGACCGACGGCTTCGTCGACGCGCTGCGCTCCCAGTCGCAGCGCTACCACGACCAGCACCCCTTCCACCTGAGGATGAACGACGGTCGGCTGAGCCGCCGGCAGATCCGGGGGTGGGTGGCCAACCGCTTCTACTACCAGGAGAACATCCCCCGCAAGGACGCCGCGATCCTCGCCAACTGTCCCGACCTCGAGGTGCGACGACGCTGGATCCGCCGCATCGTCGACCACGACGGCACGGCGAACGGGCAAGGCGGCATCGAAGCGTGGCTGCGCCTGGGCGAGGCGGTGGGGCTGACCCGCGACGAGGTGAGCGACGGACGGCACCTCGTCCCCGGCGTGCGGTTCGCCGTCGACGCCTATGTCACGTTCGCCCGCACCCGGCCGTGGGTGGAGGCGGTGGCGTCATCGTTGACCGAGCTCTTCGCCCCGGATCTGATGTCGGAACGCCTCGTCGCGTTCGAGCGTTGCTATCCCTGGATCGACCGGGACGGCCTCACGTACTTCCGGTCCCGCCTGGAGCAGGCTCCCCGAGACTCCGAACACGCGCTGCAGGTGGTGACCGAGCACTGCCGGTCGGGTGAGCAACAGGCGCGCGCCGTGGCGGCGCTGTCGTTCAAGTGCGATGTGCTCTGGAGCATGATGGACGCCATCGACCGGGCCTATCCCGAGTGA
- the pqqA gene encoding pyrroloquinoline quinone precursor peptide PqqA, with protein sequence MESQLAVWETPEFDEIGVAPEVTMYVARMED encoded by the coding sequence ATGGAGTCTCAGCTCGCCGTGTGGGAGACACCGGAGTTCGACGAGATCGGAGTCGCACCCGAGGTGACGATGTACGTCGCCCGGATGGAGGACTAG
- a CDS encoding PQQ-dependent dehydrogenase, methanol/ethanol family — protein MTVEYVDAGEAVDQGTLSGKSPGGETAPPVVRDVTYERILDARSEPENWLTYYGAYDGQRYSPLDQINTENVKRIGPAWIFQAGTTGMIAGASTYSFEAAPIIVNGIMFLSGWDGWVWALDARTGKEIWRYKHATPFDVSLCCGNVNRGVAVAKGKVFVVTPNAHLLALDATTGKRVWDKTNGDVRAGESATVAPLIVKNMVIIGSSGGEFGVRGHLDAFDLDSGEHVWRCYTVPKPGEPGSETWPADGEAWARGGANCWLTGTFDPETNLLYVGTGNPAPDFDGGVREGDNLYTDSIIAVDVDAGQIRWHYQCTPHDVWDYDSIAECILFESDGRKLLGHFDKNGYFFVLDRTNGELVQITPFVDRITWGAITRDGQVTAKVYPDKEGEPVHFYPGPAGAKEWTHAAYSPKTGLFYVPVQDVGATATRRRREFKESIPYWGAGVQVDIEDMTGSISAFDATGEEKWRWRNELPMCASVLATGGDLVFAGEPSGELNALDARTGEQLWQFQCGSGHHSSPTTYMVDGRQYIAVPVGWGAWSEGFLPGMLGAGHGSALIVFALPESS, from the coding sequence ATGACCGTTGAATACGTGGATGCGGGCGAGGCCGTCGACCAGGGAACTCTGAGCGGTAAGTCCCCGGGAGGGGAGACCGCGCCGCCGGTGGTCCGCGACGTCACCTACGAGCGCATTCTCGACGCCCGCTCGGAGCCCGAGAACTGGCTCACCTACTACGGCGCCTACGACGGGCAGCGGTACAGCCCGTTGGACCAGATCAATACGGAGAACGTCAAGCGCATCGGCCCCGCCTGGATCTTCCAGGCCGGCACGACCGGCATGATCGCGGGCGCGTCGACCTACTCGTTCGAGGCCGCCCCGATCATCGTCAACGGGATCATGTTCCTCTCCGGCTGGGACGGCTGGGTCTGGGCGCTCGACGCCCGCACCGGGAAGGAGATCTGGCGCTACAAGCACGCGACCCCCTTCGACGTGTCGCTGTGCTGCGGGAACGTGAACCGCGGGGTCGCCGTGGCCAAGGGAAAGGTCTTCGTCGTCACCCCGAACGCCCACCTGCTCGCGCTCGACGCCACCACCGGCAAGCGCGTCTGGGACAAGACCAACGGAGATGTGCGGGCCGGGGAGAGCGCCACGGTCGCTCCGCTGATCGTGAAGAACATGGTCATCATCGGAAGCTCCGGCGGGGAGTTCGGGGTGCGCGGCCACCTCGACGCATTCGACCTCGACTCCGGAGAGCATGTCTGGCGCTGCTACACGGTGCCGAAGCCCGGGGAGCCCGGCTCCGAGACCTGGCCCGCCGACGGCGAGGCCTGGGCGCGTGGTGGCGCGAACTGCTGGCTCACCGGCACCTTCGACCCGGAGACGAACCTGCTGTACGTGGGCACCGGCAACCCGGCGCCCGACTTCGACGGAGGCGTCCGCGAGGGCGACAACCTCTACACCGACAGCATCATCGCCGTCGACGTCGACGCCGGCCAGATTCGCTGGCACTACCAGTGCACCCCGCACGATGTGTGGGACTACGACAGCATTGCGGAGTGCATCCTGTTCGAGTCGGACGGGCGCAAACTGCTCGGGCACTTCGACAAGAACGGCTACTTCTTCGTCCTCGATCGCACGAACGGTGAGTTGGTCCAGATCACCCCCTTCGTGGACCGGATCACCTGGGGGGCGATCACGAGGGACGGCCAGGTGACGGCCAAGGTATACCCCGACAAGGAGGGAGAACCGGTCCACTTCTATCCGGGGCCGGCCGGCGCCAAGGAATGGACCCACGCGGCCTACAGCCCGAAGACCGGGCTCTTCTACGTCCCGGTCCAGGATGTCGGGGCAACGGCGACCCGGCGGCGCCGGGAGTTCAAGGAGAGCATCCCGTACTGGGGCGCGGGCGTTCAGGTGGACATCGAGGACATGACCGGGTCCATCAGCGCGTTCGATGCGACGGGCGAGGAGAAGTGGCGCTGGCGTAACGAGCTTCCGATGTGCGCCTCGGTGCTGGCCACGGGGGGCGACCTGGTGTTCGCCGGTGAACCCTCAGGTGAGCTCAACGCGCTCGACGCCCGCACCGGGGAGCAGCTGTGGCAGTTCCAGTGCGGAAGCGGCCACCACAGCAGCCCGACGACCTACATGGTCGACGGACGGCAGTACATCGCGGTGCCGGTCGGATGGGGCGCATGGTCCGAGGGGTTCCTACCGGGAATGCTCGGGGCCGGCCACGGAAGCGCGCTGATCGTCTTCGCCCTCCCGGAATCGTCGTAG